One genomic window of Metopolophium dirhodum isolate CAU chromosome 4, ASM1992520v1, whole genome shotgun sequence includes the following:
- the LOC132942634 gene encoding F-box only protein 5-like, with product MADISLKESPCYNNTLVTTSTPYKSIDDHDSGYDTPSYVSSNLSQISEVSISFDHTPSDIDSLQLSSPTHDFTLDKNYSKLEDITNTVESPTKKLKLCSDLQFSFRLHESSNNDDSQFLKRKNYTQPKNVNCERTSIEGREKVDLMYFLSERYHFQPVIEKIISFLSGSDVLSMSMVSKIWSTAVENSPIAQKKKQKYFKLSKENRCGYVGRDRSAFNNKGCLANISNVMRSPSKRDLPQRSPPVSPSKYRFHVFQKEAKKLSSDQQLVPCPRCSRPASWSPSQSTRAECKGFHCKFIFCTECKCEYSNKFEHKCLSIPILSMSTYNNCRPMVYNISRRKHNLRRL from the exons atggcaGACATATCTCTAAAAGAATCTCCTTGTTACAACAATACATTAGTAACTACCTCAACACCTTACAAAAGCATAGATGATCATGACAGTGGTTACGATACTCCAAGTTATGTTTCCTCTAATCTCAGTCAGATATCCGAAGTATCTATTTCGTTTGATCATACACCATCAGATATTGATTCACTTCAACTATCTTCACCAACTCATGATTTTACCCTAGACAAAAACTATAGTAAATTAGAAGATATTACCAATACAGTCGAGTCTCcaacgaaaaaattaaaactgtgcTCTGACTTACAATTTAGTTTTCGTTTACATGAAAGTTCAAACAATGATGACAGTCagttcttaaaaagaaaaaactacaCTCAACCAAAAAATGTGAACTGTGAACGTACTTCAATAGAAGGTCGAGAAAAAGTTGATTTAATGTATTTTCTGTCGGAGCGTTATCATTTCCAACCAgtcatagaaaaaataatatcttttttatCTGGAAGTGACGTTTTGTCTATGTCTATGGTATCTAAAATTTGGTCTACCGCTGTTGAAAATTCCCCAattgctcaaaaaaaaaaacaaaagtattttaaattatcaaaagaaAATCGCTGTGGATATGTTGGCCGAGACCGTTCAGCTTTTAATAACAAAGGATGTCTAGCAAATATTAGCAATGTTATGCGTTCTCCATCAAAAAGAGATTTACCTCAAAGAAGTCCACCTGTCAGTCCGAGTAAATACAGATTCCATGTATTTCAAAAa GAAGCCAAAAAATTAAGTTCAGATCAGCAATTGGTACCTTGTCCACGTTGTTCAAGGCCAGCATCTTGGTCACCCTCCCAATCAACTCGAGCTGAATGTAAAGGTTTTCATTGTAAATTCATTTTTTGCACAGAGTGTAAGTGTGAATATTCTAACAAATTTGAACACAAATGTTTATCTATACCAATTTTGTCAATGTCAACATATAACAACTGTCGTCCAATGGTGTATAATATCAGTAGAAGAAAACACAACTTGCGAAGATTGTAA